From the genome of Argentina anserina chromosome 4, drPotAnse1.1, whole genome shotgun sequence, one region includes:
- the LOC126792318 gene encoding glutaredoxin-C5-like, which produces MHYQTESWGSYMATRSSYGDPLELIERMASEHAMVIFSISSCCMSHAIKRLFCGMGVNPTVNELDEDPRGGKDLERALMRLMGTSDAVPVVFIGGKLVGTMDRVLVSLINGTLVPLLKEAGGSLALIERATTPTNSFHQQKRNDHDHL; this is translated from the coding sequence ATGCACTACCAGACTGAGTCGTGGGGTTCTTATATGGCTACACGGAGCAGTTACGGTGATCCACTGGAGCTCATTGAGAGGATGGCGTCGGAACACGCGATGGTGATATTCAGCATAAGCAGTTGTTGCATGTCTCACGCCATCAAGAGGCTCTTCTGCGGCATGGGTGTCAATCCAACGGTGAACGAGCTCGACGAGGATCCCAGAGGAGGCAAGGACTTGGAGAGGGCTCTGATGAGGCTAATGGGGACCTCCGACGCTGTGCCGGTGGTCTTCATCGGTGGGAAGCTTGTCGGAACCATGGACAGAGTCCTGGTCTCGCTCATTAATGGCACGCTCGTACCTCTTCTCAAAGAGGCTGGGGGCTCTCTGGCTCTGATTGAGAGGGCTACCACTCCTACCAACTCTTTTCATCAACAAAAACGAAATGATCATGACCACTTATAA